CAGGGCGGCCCCGGCACCGGCAAGACCGTCGTCGCCCTGCACCGCGCGGCGTACGTGCTGTACGCGTCACCGAACGCCGCTGGGCGCGGTGTGCTGGTGCTCGGGCCGAACGCGCGCTTCCTCGACTACGTCTCCCGGGTGCTCCCCTCGCTCGGCGAGAACGACGTGGTCCTGACGACGTGCGGGGAACTGACCGGGGTGGTGCCCGCGGCGGTGGAGCCGTCCGATGTCGCGCGCCTCAAAGGGCGTTCCGCGCTGGCCGGGGCGCTGGCGGGGCTGGTGCGCTCCCGGCAGGCACCCGGCGGAGGGCTCGTGGTGCGTGTGGGGCAGGAGCGGGTCCGCCTGAACGGCACGGACGTCGCCGCGGCGCGGGAGGCCGCGGTGGCGAGCGGCCTGGCGCACAACCGGGCGCGGAAGGTGTTCAAGGACCAGCTGATCGACGCTGTCGTGGCCGCGCTGCGGCGCGGCGCCGTCGAGGCCCTGGCGCACATCGACGCCGAGGTCGCCGAGAGCACGGGCATGGATCTCGATGCCGCGGCCGAGGCCGACCTGCGGGCTCTCGGCTTCGACGGCGGGCCTGCCGCGGACCCGGCCGGGATGTTCGACGCGGACGCGGTCCGCGACGGCCTCGTGGCCGACGCCCACGTCGAGCGCGCGGTGGAGTCGCTCTGGCCGCGGCTGACACCGGAAGCGGTCGTCAGCGCCCTGCTGACGGACCCTCACACGGCCGCCGGGTGTCTGCCGTCGTTCACCAGTGACGAACGCGCCCGATTGACGCGTTCCCCTGATGCCCCGGAGTCGTGGACCGATGCCGACGTACCGCTGCTGGACGAGGCGGCGGAGCTGGTCGACGGGCCTCCGGAGGCGACGTTCGGGCACATCGTCGTGGACGAGGCCCAGGAGCTCACCGCCATGCAGTGGCGGATGGTGATGCGCCGCTGTCCGGCCAGGTCGATGACGCTGGTGGGCGACTTCGCCCAGGCGGGCCCCGTGACGACGGCGAGCGACTGGTCCCAGGCGCTGGGCCCGCATCTCGGCAGCCGGTTCGCCCTGCACACCCTGACCGTCGGATATCGCACGACCCGGGAGATCCTGACGACCACCCACGGCCTGCTCGCGCGGATCGCCCCCGGTCAGACGCCGAGCCGGTCGATCCGCCACGGCGATGCCCCCCGCAGCCTCACCGCGTGCCCGCGGACACTCGCCGACGCCGTGGTCGAGGAACTCCGGGCTCAGTCGGCGGCACATCCGGACGAACTGCGGGCCGTGATCTGCGCGGACGCCCTGGTCGGGGACCTGGCGTCCGCGGGTGTCGAACGGTGGGCACGTCTCGTGCCGGCTTCCGAGGCCCGGGGCCTGGAGTTCGACGCGAGCGTGGTCGTCGGCCCGGAGGAGATCGTCGCGGCCCGCCCCGGCGGCGAGCGGGACCTGTACGTCGCCCTGACGCGTGCCACCAAGAGACTGTGCACGATCGCCGTGGCCGCCGACCCCGCCTGACAGCCCGCCGGACCGCCTCCCGGCCCGG
The Streptomyces tirandamycinicus DNA segment above includes these coding regions:
- a CDS encoding HelD family protein encodes the protein MSQFNADAVQQVEREQAQVTAVYGLLDERLTEVRAQLADVLRSPADGPGEVYAREVAAERLARRLRLLEGAEEGLVFGRIDGADGTVLRIGRLGLRTGGQDLPLLVDWRAEAARPFYAATAVHPMGLRRRRHLRVEDRRVRAVSDELLDGSAPVAGDIVGDGPLAEALEARRTGRMRAAVATLQAEQDAIVRSPHQGVTVVQGGPGTGKTVVALHRAAYVLYASPNAAGRGVLVLGPNARFLDYVSRVLPSLGENDVVLTTCGELTGVVPAAVEPSDVARLKGRSALAGALAGLVRSRQAPGGGLVVRVGQERVRLNGTDVAAAREAAVASGLAHNRARKVFKDQLIDAVVAALRRGAVEALAHIDAEVAESTGMDLDAAAEADLRALGFDGGPAADPAGMFDADAVRDGLVADAHVERAVESLWPRLTPEAVVSALLTDPHTAAGCLPSFTSDERARLTRSPDAPESWTDADVPLLDEAAELVDGPPEATFGHIVVDEAQELTAMQWRMVMRRCPARSMTLVGDFAQAGPVTTASDWSQALGPHLGSRFALHTLTVGYRTTREILTTTHGLLARIAPGQTPSRSIRHGDAPRSLTACPRTLADAVVEELRAQSAAHPDELRAVICADALVGDLASAGVERWARLVPASEARGLEFDASVVVGPEEIVAARPGGERDLYVALTRATKRLCTIAVAADPA